Genomic window (Aquimarina sp. BL5):
ATAAACTTCTTTTTGATGATCATAAGCCAGATAGAGCAAAACTTTGGCGACATATTGATGCAGAACTTAACGTTACTTCTAAAGAAAAAATTGCGAAGCTTTGGCTATCTCCATTTATTAAAATGGCCGCTACAATTATCATTCTAATTGGGGTATTTTCTTTGACAACTATTTTCACAGCTTCAAATGAGTCAAATGATTTCGCTAATCAAGAGTTAAACGATATTGACACTTATTATAAAGGTCTTGTTTCATTTCAAGTAGAATTAGTAAAAAACAATGCTAAACTATCCTTAGAAGATAAAGAAGAATTTCTCTCTTTTATGGACGAGTTGGACAAAGAATATCTATTGTTAAAAGAAGAAATGGTCGCCAACCTTAATAATGAATACATCTTGGAAGCCATAGTTCAGAACTATAAAAAAAGAATTGAATTAATAGAAAATCTTTTAGAGCAAATTAAAGATTCAAAAAAATCCGATGATAATGAAGGATATATTTTATAAAAAATTAATACTCTCCTTTTTGATAATCTTCACTGTACATTCTATAAATGCACAAGAAGAACTATCGAAATCGATTGAAAAGATTTATGATTTTACTAATGCTGGAGAACTACAACTAGAAAATAAATACGGTAACATTATTATTAACGGATGGAGCCAGAACAAGATAAAAGTTTCTATAGACATTGTAGTTAACAAAAAAGATAAAGATGATGCCGAAGATCTTTTAGCGAGGATAAAACCATCCATAACAACTTTAGATCAGTCTATAATCATATTCTCTAACATTGAAGAGAAAAGTGACAGCTTTTTCTCCAAAGTATTTAATCGTGTAAACCCTTTTGATTTTGACAAAGGAAGCATCCAGATAGATTACCGAATAAGTCTACCTAGTAATGCAGAGATTCAAGTAACAAATAAATTTGGGGATATTGTTATCAATGATTGGAATGGAAAGCTAAAAACAAATTTACAACACGGCGATATGTGGATTAATAACGACATTATTAATGCTAATATCGAAATGAAATTTGGCAAATTACAAACCAAGTCTATCTCATATGGAAAGATAGCATTAAAAAATAGCGAATTTGATCATCAAACTTCTAAAAACCTTAGAATTATAAGTAGTGGATCTACCATTATGATTGACCAAGTTACTGATCTTGAAATTTATTCTAGTAAAGATAAAATCACCATAGAAAATATTGAAGAGATAAAAGGAGAACTAAAGTTTTCAAATATCATATTGGAAAACTTAAGAAATGAGGTAGATCTCATAATGGATGTAGCAGATTTTAAGATTAAAAACATTCTAAAACCGAATGCAAATATTAATATTAACCAAAAATCTTCTGAACTAAGCATCAACATATCTGATCTTAATTTTGATTTCAGTGCTTCGTTGGAACAAGGGCTATTGAGAATCCCTAAGACATTTAAAAACATTAAAAACACGGTAATAGATACTAAAAAAAGAATACGAGAGATCAAAGCTAATTATGGAATAGATTCTAACAAAGGTGCCTTTCATATAACTGGTATAAAAGGAGTTATCATCCTAAAAGAAGAATAAAAGACAATCAAAACCATTTATCAAATCAATAATCAAATCAATACTCATGAAAAAATCAATCAAATTACTAATTACTTTTCTATTGATTAGTATATATCAAATCAGTGCTCAAGAACCAAAAGATGAAGATTATATAGAATTTAATGATCGTAAAAATATTGTACACGGAGTTTACCTTGGTTTTAGTGCGAGTTATGGAGAAATTGATGGGGGAAATACAGCATTAATTGGCTTTAAGTTGGCATATGTAGCCAACAGACAATTCGAAGTAGGTTTTGGTATGAAAAGTTTTTACTCTCAACAAAACCTGCCCGGGATATCTATTTCTAATGATGAAGACTTAATTGGAGCATATGCAGGTATGCACTTAGAACCCATATTATTCAGTAAATCTAGAGTTAATCTATCATTTCCTTTACTAATTGGATTTGGTGTTGCTGGTTATATAGATCGTCAATTCAACGATAACGATGAATTTGACGAGAATGATTATGACTCGGATGCATTGTTCGTAGCAGAACCTGGAATAAATCTACTATTTAATGTGTCTAGATTTCTACAACTAGAAGCCGGTGTAAAATATAGATTCTCGAGTAAATTTAATATCCATCCTAGTGGTATAGATCGAATCAATGGATTTTCTGCGGGGTTCGGGGTCAAAGTAGGAGTTTTTAATCTTGGTAGAAACAGATATAAGAAAAAAGCTCCAAAAAAATAAATCTCTAAAAAAGATCTATTAAATACTTATTATCAAATGATTACAAAAAATAACAGTCATTTTAAAATATCTGTAAATTAAATAAAATATAATTAGGCATAAAAATTGATACAATGAATTTGTATAAAAAAGAAATGTTACCAAAGCCCCAAATGAAAACTAAAGTTATTATAAAAACCAAAAAAATTGATACTAACTATGTATTTTCAGACAACAGCCAAGTATATCTTAAACGCAAATCAAGTACTAAATCCGCAAATAGTAATTCTTTACACTCCCAAGAATGGTATCCCGTTAATTTTTGCTGGAAATCTTAATTAGGAAAAACACTCTTTGGTTTTCAAAGTATTTATTTTAATAATTAAATAACATCTGTATATCCAAATTGTCTGTAGATTTATAAAATAAAAAATGCTGTAACAAGTCTCGTACTTTTACAGTCTCCTTTATACACCTATCTGAAAAACATATCTTTTGAAAAAACATATATCTATTCACACACTGCTAGTAATGCTATGCACGCTAGTTCATTATTCCTCTATTGGGCAAGAAAAATTCACTATTAACGGTACTATAACTGAGCAATCCAGTAATGAAACTCTAATCGGTGTTAATGTCCTTTTTCCAGAAATCGGTAAAGGAGTCGTCACCAATGAATATGGATTTTACTCTATCACCTTACCCGAAGGAACTTATAAACTGCAAATTAGCTACTTAGGATTTAAAGACATTATTCAGGAAATCACCTTGAATGAAGATAAAAAACTGAATTTTCAATTATCGGAAGCTTCAGAAATGTTAGACGAAGTAGTAATCACCGAAAACGTTGAAAAAGTAAATATTAAGAATCCGCAGATGAGTCTTAACAAACTAACAGCGGGAACTATTAAACAAATTCCGGTAGTTCTGGGGGAAGCAGATGTTATTAAATCTATCATACTACTGCCAGGTGTAACTAGCGGTGGTGAAGGCGCTTCAGGGTTTAACGTTCGTGGTGGTGCGGCGGATCAAAACCTAATACTATTAGATGAAGCTACAATATTTAATTCTTCTCACCTTTTTGGATTCTTTTCGGTTTTCAATCCAGATGCTATTAAGGATATCAAACTTTATAAAGGAGGCATCCCTGCAAAATATGGAGGCCGAGTGTCTTCGGTTCTAGATATCTATCAAAAAGAAGGAAATAGCAAAGATTTTCATTTCAACGGAGGTCTTGGGTTAGTATCTAGTAGATTATTGGCTGAAGGACCTTTTATAAAAAGAAATAAAGGAGCCTTTCTTGTTGGAGGCCGAGCATCTTATGCCCATCTTTTTCTCCCTATATTAGATGATGGTAACGATAACGTAGCTTATTTTTATGATCTAAATGCAAAATTCAATTATAAGATTAATGAGAATAACAATATATTTATATCCGGTTATTTCGGGCGTGATGTATTCTCTATTAGCGAAAGTTTTAGAAACACTTATGGAAACAGAGTTTTAAATCTAAGATGGAATCATCTGTTCTCAGACAAACTATTCTCCAACTTATCTTTAATATATTCAGATTACTTCTATGGGTTAGAACTTGATTTTGTAGGGTTCGAATGGGACTCTGGTATTAGAAACTTAAATGTAAAATATGACTTAAAACATTACTTAAGTGATAATTTTCAGCTTAATTATGGTATTAATGATATCTACTACCGTTTCAATCCGGGTGAGATAAAACCAAATCGTGATGATTCTGGAATCACAAGGGATAAACTTATTGATAAATATGCAAATGAATTAGGAGTTTATATAGATGCTGAACATAAAATTTCAAATAACCTCTCTTTACAATACGGAGTGAGACTTAGTAACTTCACCAGATTAGGGCAAGATGAATTGAATATCTACGAAAATGATAATCCACTTTTATTTGATGAGGAACTTCAAATTTATGAGGCTGCAGATCCAATCGGAACCGAGAGAATTAGTAGAAGTGATCAAATAGAAAATTTCACTAATCTAGAGCCTAGAGTGGCATTAGCTTATGCTTTTAACGATAACACTTCTATAAAAGCAAGCTATAATAGAATGGCTCAATATCTGCATCTATTATCTAATACCAGCTCTCCTACTCCACTAGACGTTTGGACACCAAGTGGGAAGTATGTTAAGCCTCAATTATTAAACCAATATGCGTTAGGATACTTCAAAAGTATTAAAGATGATGCCTATTCTTTAGAAGCTGAAGTGTTTTATAAAGATATAGAAAACAGAATTGATTATATCGATGGCGCAGAGCTTATTGCAAACGATGCAATCGAACAAGAGATCCTTAATGGAGAAGCGCGAGCTTATGGTTTAGAATTATTAATCCGAAAGAATCAGGGCAAGTTTAAAGGATGGTTAGCATACACATTATCTAAATCAGAACAACGAACTCCAGGAAGAACACCTGTAGAAACAGGTATTAACGATGGAGAATGGTATAATACTCCTTTTGATAAAACTCACGATATTTCTTTTAATGGGAGTTATGAATTGAATGAAAAATGGAAATTTAATGCAAATTTCCTATTTCAAACAGGACAGCCTACGAATTATCCGTCTGGACAGTTTGAGTTTCAAGGGTTAGTGGTACCTATTTTTGATGGCTTACGTAATGACCAACGTTTACCAGCTTATCATCGTATGGATGTTTCAGCTACATTAACACCAAGAAAAAATAAAAATAGGAAATGGCAAGGAGAATGGGTTTTTAGTATTTATAATTTATATAATCGTAGAAACGCTGCCTCAATAACCTTTAGTCAAAACACAGAAACTCGGGTTAATGAGGCGGTAAGGACTTCTATTTTCGGAATTGTACCTGCAGTAACTTATAACTTTAAATTTTAGTAAGATGAAAAAACTAATATATATTATAATCGGACTTGCCATATTTACGAGTTGTGAAGATGTTATTGATGTGGATGTTCCTAATGGTGAACCAAGATTAGTTATTGACGCTTCTTTTGAAATTTATTTAGATGAAACCCCAATCGATGCATTAGGAGGTGTACGACTTACGTTATCTGCTCCTTTTTTTGATGATGATGTCCCAACAGTAAGCAATGCCACTGTGTTCATTACTAATCTTTCTGATAACAATATCTTTAATTTTGTAGAATCATTAGCAGAACCTGGACTTTTTATTCCGGAAGACTTTAATATTATCCCCGAATTTGATACAGATTATGAACTAACCGTTATTTATGAAGGAGAAACATATAAAGCTATAACTCAGCTTATCCCAACTACCGCTATAGATAATATAGAGCAAGGAGACGGAACATTGTTCGAAGGAGATGAAACTGAAATCATAGTTTTCTTTACAGATGATGGTAACAGAGATGATTTTTATTTATTCGATTTTGATTTTAATTTATACCTCCCTAGTGAAGATCGATTCTATCAAGGCGAGGCTTTTAATTTCTCTTATTTTTATGAAGATATGGTAGGAGGCGAAGAAGTGACTATCAAAATTCTCGGCATTGACGAGCGATACTATAACTATTCTAACATACTAATAGAACAAAGCGAACAAGAAGGAGGAAATCCTTTTCAGACACCTCCTGTACAAATACGAGGAAATATTATTAATACCACGAATCCTAATAATTTTGCATTAGGATACTTTAATTTATCGGAAGCAAATCGTTTTCAATTTACTATAGAAGAGTAATCATGAAAATCAGTATTTTTGAAGCATGACATTTACCAAGATCACAGAACAAGCTTCAAACTATGATCATCTGGAAAAGATGACCATTTCACAATTATTATCTAATATTAATAAAGAAGATAAAACGGTTCCTGAAGCTGTAGAAGAATCTATTCCTCAAATCGAAGCATTAGTCTCCCAAATTGTTGAGAAACTAAAAAATGGTGGTAGACTTTTCTATATGGGAGCAGGAACTAGTGGTAGATTAGGTGTAGTAGATGCTAGTGAATGCCCTCCTACTTTTGGAGTTCCTCATGAGTTAGTGATCGGTTTAATTGCAGGTGGTGATCCTGCTATTAGGAAAGCAGTAGAGTTCGCTGAAGATAATACAGAGCAAGGATGGAAAGACCTAGATACTTATAAAATTTCCGAAAAAGATATTGTTATCGGTATCGCAGCTTCTGGTACAACACCTTATGTCATCGGAGCTCTTAAAAAATGTAATGAATCTAATATAATTACTGGTTGTATTACCTGTAATGAAGGAAGTCCATTAGCAACAACCGCGCAATATCCAATTGTGGTTACTGTTGGACCAGAATTTGTTACTGGAAGTTCACGTATGAAAGCTGGTACTGCTCAAAAATTAGTGCTGAATATGATATCAACTGCTACTATGATTCAATTAGGAAGAGTAAAAGGCAATAAAATGGTCGATATGCAACTCAGCAATAATAAACTGGTCGATCGTGGTACACGGATGATCATGGAAGAATTGAAAATTGAAAGAGCAGTAGCTTCAGAACTATTAGAAAAATATGGTAGTGTTCGTAACGCAATAAACAATTATGGAGCCTAAAAGAACGGATAAAGAATTACTTGGTAAAGGAGTGCAGCGTATGGCAATTGCATTGATATTTATGTTTATTAGTCCAGTTGTTATACACTCTGCATTTAAGAATCAAGATCATCCTTACTATATTCCTATTTTAATTTTAGGTCTGACTGGAGCGGCTTTTGCCATATTTATGGCGTTTAGAGGGTTAAAAACAATTATGGATTCCATATTTGGTAAGAAATAAATGCTATTTTTAATACGATACTTATTAAAAATGTGAAAAGAGTGATCTTATTCCAAAACCACCCTTTCTCAAAATATTATTTAATATAAGAACTATCTGTATTAGTTCCCTGCTCCTGCATCTGCACAATCATCTGGTAAAGCATCATACTCTGTTGCAAATACATCATCGGCAATACAGTCAAAATCTCTATACACTTCAATAAGTTGTCTAAGAGATTCACAAGTACCTTGATTTTGATTCGCATTATATGCAGTAATTGCAGCTTCAACATTTAGTTTAGAAGCCAAAGTCTGATTTTCGCAAGCCACGTCATCTATCAAATCTTGAGCATCATCACTACCACAAGAGGTTATGAATAAAACAGATGCTACTAATGTTGCTTTTCCTAAGTTTTTAAAAAAATTGTTTTGGTTTTTCATTACTTTTTTGTTTTGAAATAAATTGTTAAATCAGCTGTAAACTTAGAAGTCTTATCCTCAAATAAAATCTTACTGAGGACATTCGAACCAATTTTGTTGACTAACAGCTAATTTGAAAGGAGCAATGCAATTTCTCTATATATTTTTTGATTATGACTGAACAACGACCTTGTAAGAAGTCGATCATCCTATTACAAGCTAAATCTTTAAGTATTCATTTCGTTAAAGACCACAAAATCCCCTACAAACATCCTTAGATAATTACCATTCGTCCCCACTCCTTAGTTTAGAATAATACTTAATATTAATTTAATGGAACAAATAGAGTATGCTCTATGTCAACACAAAAATACTATGGCAACAGATACACAAGTACAAATATTTATAGACGGAGAACAAATTCCGGCGTTTCAAAATCTATCGTTACATCAAGAAATTGATGCACATCATAGTTTTGAGTTAACCTGCCGAAAAGATGTATTAGAAAATGTCACAGATAATATAACCGGAGAGAGCGCTAATTTTTTAGGAGCAGTTTTTCTTTTGAAAATTCAGTCAGTTAATGGTTTTTCTGATGATGAAATATTAGAATTTAAAGGGATTGTAACTACTGTAAATACTGTTAAGGGATTCTATCAAAAAACGGGAGACCTTGTCCATATCTTAGGTAAAAGTTGCAGTATCATTGCTGATGACGGACCTCATTATACTTCTCATCAAGACATTGGAATATCAGAAATTTTAGAAAAAACATTCTCAGGATACGATAAAGGGGTTTTGCAATGTAATATTTCTCCAAAAAAAGCAACTCCTATTCACTATAGTGTACAACAAGAAGAGAGTGCTTTCCAATATGCAAGTAGATTAGCAGCTCAATATGGAGAATGGTTTTATTATAATGGTACTAAATTAGTTTTTGGCAAACCTGAAGGTAAAGATCCCGTAAAGTTGCGTTATGGATATGACCTTCTTGAATTATCAATGAAGCTAGAAGCCATTCCTAATAATTTCAAATATTTCACCAATGATTACCTAACAGATGGGTATCATGAAGTGAAAACAAAAGAACTAAATTCTAACACAAAAGGATTTATATCCACTGTTAGTCAAAAAAGCGATAAACTATTTCGGAAGGAAACCCAGGTTTTTGTAAGTGCTCATGATGATCCACAAATGAAATCCAGAATTGATGATCAGATATTACATCAAAAACAAGCTAACGAAGTTAATCAGATAAAGGTAACAGGAAAAAGTAGCAACCCAAGTATTACAGTAGGTAGTACTATAGTAATAGACGGAGAAACCTCATCCTATGGTGGTTACAGAATTACAAAAATAAAACACAGTTGTACTGAAAATGGCAGATACGAAAACACTTTTGAAGCCGTTACCGCAGAAACTGATGCCTATCCTAAAACGTCTATCAAAGCATTCCCGAAAGGTAAATCTCAGACAGCTGTTATAGTTGATAATGTAGATCCTGAAGGAATGGGACGCGTAAAAATACAATATGCCTGGCAAAAAGAAACAGGAGAAACTTCGCCTTGGATCAGACAAGCCAGTCTTGCAGGAGGTCCAGGGCAAGGAATGTATTTTGTACCAGAAAAAGGAGATGAAGTTATTGTTGATCACGAAGGAGGAAATGCAGAAACACCGATTGTAAAAGGTAGTGTAACCAATGCCTCTTCTGTACCTGAGAGTTTTAAGAGTGGGAATAATCACCTTAAAGCAATCAAAACCCGAAGTGGGAATCAAGTAACATTAAATGATGCAGATGGTAGTGTAACCATAGCAGACCCAAGCGGAAATACAATTGTCATGGGTGGCAATGGAGAAATCACGATTAATGCACCAAATAAAATCACCTTCACCTCTACTGATATTGCTATAGAAGCTAGCAATAACTTAACGATGAATGCAGGTAGTAATATTGCTGCTAGTGCTTCAAGCAATATGAGCTTGGATGGAGGTTCTAATTTTAGTGCTAGTGGGGGTTCTAAAGCCTCACTTAAAGGAAAAACTACTTCTATTAGTGGAAAACGAATTTCTATTACTGCATCAGTAATGGCGAATATACAGGCCGGAGTAGCAATGTCTCTTGCGTCGTTAGGTATAGGTATTGTAGCTGGCGCTACTGCTAAGTTTTTTGGAGGTAATGTTAAAGTAAAAGGAGGAAATGTTGAGATCAATTAACAAAAAATATCATTATGGAAGTAATAGAAAAACAAAGTATTTCGCTACCTAAAACTCCTATACTACTTCGTTATGATATCCAAATAGCAGAAGAGGTGATTATTGGAGGAAATAGTAGTAGTCAACTTTTTTCATACAAGACTACTAAAGAATTAATTAAGGTTGATGAGATTGGTTTTTTATATAGTATTAAAGTAGAAGAAGATACCTACACAAATAGTAATCCAAATATTACACAAGTGAAAGAGCTTTCTATTATACATCATAACTTAGTTTTATATACAAATATTCATGGACAAATAATAGATGTAGTAAATAGTGCATTTATTAAACAAGAATGGGATACAGCTATGGATAAATTGATTTCAAAGTATAAAAAGGACCTTTCTTCAAAAGAAACTATTCTTAATATAAAAAATATGCTTTCTGAAAAGAAGCATTTTTTAGAATATATCAAAAATCATTATTTAATGAAAGCACTGTTTCCAGATATATATCATCTAGAATTTGGGAAGCAACTAATTAATAATAATAAAGTTAGAGAACCTATGACTAGTATTGAAATGCCCATACAAATGACAGGAACAATGACCTTAGATAAAAATAAAAGTCTAGTGAAAATACTTCAAATGGGGAAATTAAACGATGAAAAATTTGATGGACAACCAATAAAAAAAGAATTAAGAGAAATATATGATATCCCTAATATGCCCGTCGAAATCAACTTAAATATTTTTGAAACTTGTGAGTTAAATTCTTCTTTTTTGATGATTGAAAAAGTTAATTGTCAGGAAATTCAAATAGGACCAGAATATCTTATCAGGCACGCTATAAAGACGAACCTTATAAAAAAAGAGAGATGAGCGCATTAGAATATGTACCAGAAGGTACCTCTTTGAAATGTAGCAATGCAGTTTCTTGTGTTCCTGCAGAAATCAAAGTGACCAACAATAAAAATGTAAAACTTTATGGAGAAAAAATGGCTTCAATGGCTGACATTGCTCCAGAAATAAATATCCCATGCTTTGGACAATGTAAAAATGGACTAAAAACGTGTGTGCCTGCTCCTTCAAAATGGGAGAATGTATCGTCATTAACTACGGTTTCTGGAAGTAACTATTTACTAAGTGATAGTTTCTCAATGTGTGGTCAAGGAGGAAAAATTGAGATAGATCTAAATGTGACTTTTACTAAAGAAAAGGATAGTATGTTGTCCGGTAATGACAAAAGTTCAGGCGAAACAGGTTCTAATGGATCAGGCTCTGGAGCTGGCGGAAAGTCAAGTGGAAATGGTTCTGGTAATAACAAGTCGAAACCAGAAGAAGATCTATCGAATTTACCCCAAACAATAATAGATA
Coding sequences:
- a CDS encoding TonB-dependent receptor; translation: MLCTLVHYSSIGQEKFTINGTITEQSSNETLIGVNVLFPEIGKGVVTNEYGFYSITLPEGTYKLQISYLGFKDIIQEITLNEDKKLNFQLSEASEMLDEVVITENVEKVNIKNPQMSLNKLTAGTIKQIPVVLGEADVIKSIILLPGVTSGGEGASGFNVRGGAADQNLILLDEATIFNSSHLFGFFSVFNPDAIKDIKLYKGGIPAKYGGRVSSVLDIYQKEGNSKDFHFNGGLGLVSSRLLAEGPFIKRNKGAFLVGGRASYAHLFLPILDDGNDNVAYFYDLNAKFNYKINENNNIFISGYFGRDVFSISESFRNTYGNRVLNLRWNHLFSDKLFSNLSLIYSDYFYGLELDFVGFEWDSGIRNLNVKYDLKHYLSDNFQLNYGINDIYYRFNPGEIKPNRDDSGITRDKLIDKYANELGVYIDAEHKISNNLSLQYGVRLSNFTRLGQDELNIYENDNPLLFDEELQIYEAADPIGTERISRSDQIENFTNLEPRVALAYAFNDNTSIKASYNRMAQYLHLLSNTSSPTPLDVWTPSGKYVKPQLLNQYALGYFKSIKDDAYSLEAEVFYKDIENRIDYIDGAELIANDAIEQEILNGEARAYGLELLIRKNQGKFKGWLAYTLSKSEQRTPGRTPVETGINDGEWYNTPFDKTHDISFNGSYELNEKWKFNANFLFQTGQPTNYPSGQFEFQGLVVPIFDGLRNDQRLPAYHRMDVSATLTPRKNKNRKWQGEWVFSIYNLYNRRNAASITFSQNTETRVNEAVRTSIFGIVPAVTYNFKF
- a CDS encoding DUF4249 family protein; translation: MKKLIYIIIGLAIFTSCEDVIDVDVPNGEPRLVIDASFEIYLDETPIDALGGVRLTLSAPFFDDDVPTVSNATVFITNLSDNNIFNFVESLAEPGLFIPEDFNIIPEFDTDYELTVIYEGETYKAITQLIPTTAIDNIEQGDGTLFEGDETEIIVFFTDDGNRDDFYLFDFDFNLYLPSEDRFYQGEAFNFSYFYEDMVGGEEVTIKILGIDERYYNYSNILIEQSEQEGGNPFQTPPVQIRGNIINTTNPNNFALGYFNLSEANRFQFTIEE
- the murQ gene encoding N-acetylmuramic acid 6-phosphate etherase, with the translated sequence MTFTKITEQASNYDHLEKMTISQLLSNINKEDKTVPEAVEESIPQIEALVSQIVEKLKNGGRLFYMGAGTSGRLGVVDASECPPTFGVPHELVIGLIAGGDPAIRKAVEFAEDNTEQGWKDLDTYKISEKDIVIGIAASGTTPYVIGALKKCNESNIITGCITCNEGSPLATTAQYPIVVTVGPEFVTGSSRMKAGTAQKLVLNMISTATMIQLGRVKGNKMVDMQLSNNKLVDRGTRMIMEELKIERAVASELLEKYGSVRNAINNYGA
- a CDS encoding DUF6095 family protein, whose translation is MEPKRTDKELLGKGVQRMAIALIFMFISPVVIHSAFKNQDHPYYIPILILGLTGAAFAIFMAFRGLKTIMDSIFGKK
- a CDS encoding type VI secretion system Vgr family protein is translated as MATDTQVQIFIDGEQIPAFQNLSLHQEIDAHHSFELTCRKDVLENVTDNITGESANFLGAVFLLKIQSVNGFSDDEILEFKGIVTTVNTVKGFYQKTGDLVHILGKSCSIIADDGPHYTSHQDIGISEILEKTFSGYDKGVLQCNISPKKATPIHYSVQQEESAFQYASRLAAQYGEWFYYNGTKLVFGKPEGKDPVKLRYGYDLLELSMKLEAIPNNFKYFTNDYLTDGYHEVKTKELNSNTKGFISTVSQKSDKLFRKETQVFVSAHDDPQMKSRIDDQILHQKQANEVNQIKVTGKSSNPSITVGSTIVIDGETSSYGGYRITKIKHSCTENGRYENTFEAVTAETDAYPKTSIKAFPKGKSQTAVIVDNVDPEGMGRVKIQYAWQKETGETSPWIRQASLAGGPGQGMYFVPEKGDEVIVDHEGGNAETPIVKGSVTNASSVPESFKSGNNHLKAIKTRSGNQVTLNDADGSVTIADPSGNTIVMGGNGEITINAPNKITFTSTDIAIEASNNLTMNAGSNIAASASSNMSLDGGSNFSASGGSKASLKGKTTSISGKRISITASVMANIQAGVAMSLASLGIGIVAGATAKFFGGNVKVKGGNVEIN